ccaagcccccgccgCTCCCTGGGAGGTAGTTTGAAAACCCGGTCGGTATGCTTGCACCAATACCAAGATGCGCCTGGTCGGGTACCTGTCCTCGGTGACCCGACGCCCCCTACAGGGCCCCGGGAGCAGCGCATGGAATTGGCAACCACCGTTAacagcggcggggggggggcggacgGGCAGGGGGAAGACGTGGACACATCTTTgatcttctctctttttactctgttgaGGTCAGAGGACATATGCCATTTTGTTCCTTgctctattttgttgttgttttaactaaTGAAGTCTTTTTCCTGTCATTAAAAATGCTTCGTAAGTACTAatcttgtttttgaaaatttttgattGCGttctttaaattgaaaaaatagcGTGTGCATGGCAAAAATAATATCGAAGCAGGGCAAGTGAACAGGCAATGAAAAGAAATCCTCCTTGGCTTCGGAACTGAATGCTCCTCCCTAAAGGCGGTCTGGAATAACGAGTGTATTCTTGTGTATCTTTCCAAAAATGTTCTAGGCAAACCCTATACATATTACATGCGTGTgcatatgcttattttaaaatgtcgTTAGGCGCGTAGCATGCAAACTGTTCTGCACCTTTATATCCCTCACCAGCCACCGTATCTTGGCAATCTTTCAGAAGTGGGCTAAGGGCGCAAGATTCCAGTGTGCAGACGAGCATCTCTTATGTGTGCAGAGGGGCAGGAATTTTAAATACGGATACATTTGCAGGGAGCGCGGGCAGAGGGTAGATAGGGATTTAGATGACAGGAGCACTCTAGGCACAGGCCAGGAGGCAGGGCAAGCCAGGGTGTTTTTCTCCCAATgaacctcttctctctctgtctctctctgtctctctgtctctctgtctctctgtgtgtgtgtgtgtgtgtgtgtgtagcaatgTGTAAGAGCTGCCCTCCACACCGCCCACGTTCAAATCCAGAAGCAGAACAGTGTCCCTGGCATGGATGGGGCCTGGTGTCAGAGGGACCCAGTGTGGGCTGCCTGGTGTGACAGAGGCCCCCGACCTCACCtctaaaatgcttattttattggCCATGTGCCCAACTTTCCTACATGTTAAGTACTGTatctgatttttaactttttattgaacAAATACCGAAAAGTGGGCAAATCTTGTGTCCAGCTTGCCGCAAAGTCTACACGGTGTAGGCAGCACCCCGATCAGGAAGCAGAACCCCAGAGACCAGGGGTGCCCCTCCTGGTCCCCACCCACCAGATGACCACTCTGCTGACTTCTCACACCAGACATCACTTGTGCCAGTGTTTGAACTAAAagtgtaaatggaatcacactgtGTGTTGTCTTTTGAGCtggcctcccccgcccccccgcccagTATTCTGTGTGTGAGATTTATCCAAGTGTGCGGATGTATCCATCTTCTCTGTGATCGGGAAATCCTCCAGCGCCGCGCGAACACAGGGATTGTAAGAGATACACAGAGAAATCGTGTGTGTGTCTCGGTGTGCGTGCGTCCACAGACCCGCGCACACGCAGACGCGAGCGTGCACGCGGCACCGCGAGGCCGGACGGGCGCGCGCCCCCCGCCGAAGGGCGGAGACAGGGGCGAGCGACCCCCGCGCGGCCCCGGCCCCGCTCCCCGCGGCTGACCGCGCTCTCCCCGCAGGCAGAGGAGGCGGCCGGCCCCCGGCAGCCCCGCGCCGACCGctgcccgccgccgccgcgctcgCTGCCCCCCGGCGCCTGCCAGGTGGCGCGCTGCCAGGCCGACTCCGAGTGCCCGCGGCACCGGCGCTGCTGCTACAACGGCTGTGCCTACGCCTGCCTGGAGGCCGTGCCGCCCCCGCCAGGTAGGCACCctggccccgggggagggggggggtgccGCGTGCCAGAGGAGCCCGCGGAGCAGGCACCCCACCGCCTGCCGGCCCGCCACCGACCGGAGCGCGCACAGCCCGGGAGAGGCCCCTTCCGGGGAAGATGCCCCCTCCTGAGAAGATGGGGGAGATTTCTCATTGACAAAAATCCAGGTCTCTGGCTTTTCTTAGAAACCCTGGACCGCATTCCCTGGGCCACCATCTGCTGGGactccaggtgcccctaggtggCAGCGGGTCTTCCAGGTTTCCCCGACCCCACCGGGCCCACTTCCCTCGCGCTCCTGGCCCCGGGAGTATGTGAGCTGGAGACATGGGACGTCAGCAGTCTGGATGCAGTGTGCCCCAGAGAGGCAGGGCGGGATGCAGgctcctgggttcaagtccacTGGCTAGCAGGTCATCCCCCTGAAATCCTCCCAGCGGTGAAACAGGACTGAAACGAGAACGTGCAGCCTCTGGAGGTCTCTGAACATTCTCGGCGATGGCAGGCAGCAGATCATCAGTAAGATGTTTGTGGAATCTTAATGACGATTTCTTTGGGAGAAACAGCCCTCAGGGACTGGTTCATCTTTGAAGGGAAGGAGTTTTAGATCCTTCTGGAGAGGTGtcggaggggagggaagggagactGTGGGGATACTGAGGGAGAGGGTGGCAGGGCGACCGGAGGGTGGAGAAAAGGTACTCCTAAGTGGGTGGGATGGGGGCAGTAAAGTCTCCTCCCCTCTCAGTTCTGCTTGGGGCTGAGCCTCTCGATAGCAAGAGCCTGCTTGGAACGCACCTCTCAGGGAGAGGCCTCTAGGTGCTGCGGGCTAGATTGCTGCAGGCGGCTTGAGACGGCAGGCCCAACCCCTCCTCCCAAGGCCGAAGCAAGAATGACCgcactttgttttctttgggatgAGGTCACAGAGGGGACAAGGTAGTCAACACCCTCAATAATGGTGGTAATTACAGTCCACCTGCGTTTGAGCACTGTCTCTTGGCCAGGGGCTAGGCAGGGCCAGGAAGGCTTCCATAGAgccctttatatatataaaaaaaaaagacaacatggcACCCCCTCCTCGTGGAGGAAGCACATAAAGGTACTTCCCTCTGGGTGGGTAAGTCAAAAAAGGTGGCCCTTCCTCTAGACTGTGACAGTGAGCAAGGATTCTAGCCTCACTCGCCACCTATGCCGGGAGCTTTTGAGCAGTGCACGAACTATACAACTGTTCATGACATTCCCAATAGCCTTTCCctacatcatttcatttaatgctcacacGGCCCTACAGTGTGGAGAGACTGTTATCAGCCCTATTTTAAAGCTGAAGACACACAAATTCAGGGAAGCTGAGttgcttgcccaagatcacacaacagGCAAAGCTGGTATTTCAATCCATCTTCTGACTGTGGAGAAGTGTCCTGTGCTTtaggccctgagggcagggacgTGGGGTTCTACTCCAGCATCTGGGCCCATACATGGGGGTCCCTCACTGCCTGGAACATCCTTCCCCCAGACACCCACACAGCtcacttcctcacctccttcagatTTTTCTCAAGAGGTGGTTACTTTTTCAGGGAAGATTTCCCTCTCTAAATGGCACGCCCTATTGTAGCCATTCCTTACCCTCCTTTCCctgcttaatttctctttatagcACAATCTAGAacattgtgttttatttgttcattgacTGTTCTCCCCTGACCTGCCCCATAAGGCAGGTTTTGGTCGGTTTCATTCACTGCTGTATGCCTACCATCTGAACTATTCTCTGGACACCTGAaaagtgctcaatgaatattgaatgaatcaatgaatcagTGAATGACTAGCTTTCACTGGCCAGGCAGAGCAGTCCAGCTGTTCGTTAGTCATagtaacaattataataataacatataACACAGGGTTTCTCACCCTTGGCACCCTGGACATTTGGGGTTGGATAATTCtagtttggggtggggtgggagctgaCCTGGGCACTGTGGGATGTGGAGTAGCATCCCTGGACGTCCCCCCCACGAGATGCCAGTAGTCCCACACCCCACACTGTGACAACCAAAAGTAGCTCTAGACTTTGCTGTATGTTCCGTGAGGACAAAATCACCCcaaattgagaaccactgatctaacGTGAACAGATGACCTGaaatgcaccaggcactgttcaaaGCAGCTTACACACTTCACGGCAATCTTCGGGTACGTTCCCTCCAAAGCATATCTTGAGATAAGGATGTGGGTGCAGGGAGTTCATTTAGCAGGTGATCCCAGAAGGTTctactgaggcacggagaggggAGACCCCGCGCCTCCAGGCCTTTGGGAGTCTGCAAGTTAAGGGGAGACCTTGACCAAGTTTCAGTTTCAAAAAATTCAACACAGTGTCTGTACATCTCCTGCTATTCAGAAGCCTTTGACCAAGGCAAAGAATACAAATAGGAAATAGTAATACAGTTTCCTATTTGGTAAAAACTAgcattgaaaacattttctatcaCATGGTCCGAGGTggtaggaaggaggagggaaaaagcaGAAGACTGGAAATCAGCCTACAGAAACTCCTCATTTCATCCCTCCACCTGGAAGCTGAAAACTGCTCGTTTGCTCCTCTGTTCCAGTTTGCATGCTGTGAGCCACTGTCTTACGATCATCTTGTGCTCTTCTAAAGAAAAGGCTAACCAGCAGTTTTACCAGTATCCACCTACGTACTTCAAAAACGCTAGACAGCACAGCAACctctttatttttgtcatatCTTGGAGTTCAACAAAAGCAGAGGTCATAAATAAATGTGATCCCAGACCAGTTTTATTTGATCTACATAATgcataaaacaattttttgacGGGGgaaggtcagaaggagagggaaagagagaatcccaagcaggttccatactcagcatggagcccgacgtggggcttgagctcaccaccctgagatcatgacctgagccaaaatcaagagtcggacacttaactgactaacccacccaggtgcccctgtaatgcataaaatttttaaaagttaattgcCAACACTTAAAAACCAGGAGttcgtatttttaaaaatatctacaaagttaaaaaaaaaaaaaaaacccaccacggGCTGTAGGAACATGGGGAAGGGCTGGCCAGAGCTGACCAGCAGCTGACCCACTGAGGCAGGGACTGTCTCCAGTTTGCCATGGTCCTCCTTGACCTGCTTTTCTTATTTATGTTacctccctgctccctggaaCCATTTGGGCTCTTCACCCCTGCTTTGGGATTTTGAACACTTTACAGTCTACCATGTGGGTTGTTcttcttgttaaaaatgtattGGCCACAGAGCAGGCTATGCCGCTATGACAAAAAGACCCATAAAGCCAGGAGTTCAACCTATTAGGCATTTACTTCTCTCTTGGTTAATAGGCCAGTGTAGACAGGTGGCCCGTGGCAGGTAGTTGGCTCCAGACCAGTCTTCCAGGTACCTAGGTTCCTTCCATCTTATTGTTCTGCATGATCCAAGTGGCTCCCCAGCTGCAGGAAGAGCGAAagccagagggaggagagcaAACAGGCATCTATGCGTTGGCAAGACGCAGCATCACCTTTGCTCATATCCCATTGGCTGGAGCTCAGTCATGTGGCCATACCTAGCTGCAAGGAAGGCCGGGAAATGTAGTCTCCATCTTGGCCACACAGTGCCTCGAGAAGACTCAAAGTTCTGTTGCTGAAAGGTGGGGCAAATGCATGGCAGGCAGCCTCTGGGTTCATGAAGTGTAGGCTCCCCCAGTCCCAGAGGCTGGGGCGTTTCTCAGCTGCCTGACCggggcagagcaggggagggCTCAATTTAACCACGTATTATTTTGTTAGTTTTAGACTGGCTCGTGCAGCCGAAACCTCGATGGCTTGGTGGCAACGGCTGGCTTCTGGACGGCCCTGAGGAGGTGTTGCAAGGTACCTACAGGGTGAAGCCCACCCTGACGTCTGAGCCAGCGGCCCTCCTTCTCAGGCTGCCTCTGCTCCAGCAGGCCGTCTGCACTCAAATATCTCAAATACTCAGCCCTCCCCACCCGATGTAGAACGGTGGTGGCTGGGGCTTGGCCAGGCTCTCAGAATGCGCAGAACTGTATAGGGCTTGACGTTCCCTACGGATGGAACCTCACTCCCCCCGCTGACCACACCGGGGTGGAGACTTGAGAGGGAGGGGGTTGCGGTTGGTTTTCAAATGCCTACAATCATCATCAGTGGTTCAGTGCTCCCTGAGGATGAGGTTTTCTCTGGGTGGGTGGAGAGCAGGCAGGCCGCCCCGGGGTGTAGAGAATTGGAGTACGAGTGTGTGCACTTGTGTGTATGTGGCTCTGCCCGTGACTCTGCACACATCCGTGAGCACGACCGCATCTATGGAGGGTGTACAGCTGTGCCTGCACGTGTGTGGCTGTTCTTGTGCTGTGTGAATGTTGGTGCATCTGCGTGCATGCAGACGTGTGTGACTGcaggtgtgaatgtgtgtgttaaGAGCCACGGTGGTGAAAATGTGTGTGTCAGGAtttgtgtatgaatgtgtgtgtacgCCTGTGGCTATAaatgtgagtgcatgtgtgtgtgtcaggattcgtgtgtgtgagcatgtgtgcatctgtgagtgtgtgcgtgtgtcagCCTTTTGTGCGTGAACACACGACTGTAAGTAAGTGTGAGCATGTGTGTAGGTGAACGTGTATGTAGGTCGCTCTGCCCATGAGGGTGTTTGGGATCGTGTGACTTTGGGCTGCCCcatgtgttggtgtgtgtgtgcatatgtgcgtgCGTGCACTCACGCTGCTGTGAGTGAGACCCGAGGCACAGCCTGGAAGGTGGGGTGCCGATCAGAGGCAGGCCCTCTGGCTCGCTGCCTCCACCTGACACCCAGGCGCATGTCCGTCCCACAGCCGAGGCCTGCAGCACCACAGAGGATGGGGCGgaacccctcctctgcccctcaggcTACGAGTGCCACATCCTGAGCCCTGGGGATGTGGCTGAGGGCATCCCCAACCGCGGGCAGTGTGTCAAGCAGCGCCGGCAGGCAGGTGAGTGTGGGCGCCCCAGCCGTGCTCCTGGCTCCTGCCCCCGTCTCCCTAGATCACCCCACGTGGGACACCTGTCCCAGGGAAAAGCACCGGCGCCCCCCAAGCCTGGCCGAGAGCTCCTCCTGTCCTCCTACTTCGTGCTTCTCCCTTTGAGTCTCCCACCCTTTCCCTCCTTGCCTCATGGGACACAGGGCTTTGAGCCCTGCCACCTCCTAGCTGGGATCGGTTGCTTCAAATCCCTGagcctcagtattctcatctgtgaaatggggccacTGTGTGCTGTTATGGGAATTCATGTAAGTCATACATGTAAAGCCCTCAGGGCGGAGCCAAGCAATaataggtgctcagcaaacatcAGAGATTTTATATCcatctatgtatatattttttaaattgtctgaGAACCCTTGACTTCCCAGGGTCTCTGCTGGGAGCATTCGGTGTGACTTAACTCGTCTTTGTCCCTGGACGTGAATAGTAAATAGCAAATCGATCAGGGAAGGGCATGAATGGCATTGCTTTAGTTTGCATGATTTTCccaaggagagccaggaccacaGAGCACAGACTGCTGGTGATAGCAAACTAAAGCCCCCCGAGCCTCATGCAAGGTGTAATGTCCACAGGACTTGGAAGAAATGCGTGACAAGCGAAGAATCTGGAATGTCAGGGAGATGTGAGTTGGCCTTGTCACAGATGAGCTCCTGGGACTCTGAGAGCCCAGAGTCAGGGTCCAGTCCCCCCTCTGCATCTCGCAGCCCGGAGAGCTGGGGCTGGCACCCTGGGTCAACACTGAGGCCCACAGAACGCAACAGGGCACGTGATCTGCGGGAGCATTTCTTTTCCTGATGGGAGAATGTATTTCCCGGAAGTGTTTCAAGAAGGACACGTTTAGAGCCATGCAGTTAGCACCATCATCACTGCCAAGAACACAATTATGACACATTACTACTGTCTCTAGAAGTCTGGTTCCTGGAAAGCTGAGCTTCGAAAAAATTGCCCATAaaaagtggctcagtcggttaagcatcctactcttgatttcggctcaggtcatgatctctgggtggtgagatcgagcccggcatcaggttctgtgctgggcgtgaacctgtttaagattctctctctccctctgttcccccccaaACTtgagctctctcactctctctctctctctccctctcccccattctctctccctcaaaaaaattgCTCATAGTAGGCATCTTGGTGGTTTCTCCTACGCGCCACCTGCTGTTTGGGGTTATGAGCTCGTTCTCTAACCAGGCAGCCTGGGCTCCAGTGGCCACTTGGCCCCTCACGGCTGCGTATGGCAAATAACCTAACCTTTTTGGGCTTcattttccttacctgtaaaatgggctcaTAATAGGCTACTTCATGCTGTCATCTTTCTTACGGAAGAGGAACTTTGCTACAGTGTGCGCAGCTAacaaggagcagagggggagttCTGAGCCTGTCCCTGGGCTGCAGAGCCTGTGGGTGTGTGGGGGTATGTGTGTTCTCCCCTCCCTCAGCAGTGATTGGAGCTCTCCAGATGGAAATGTAAGCGAAATTCCTCCTAGCCTTGCTCCCAGGGGCTGTCGGGGAGCAACAATTGTTGGTAATTATATGGGAGTTTGGACATGTTGTGATCTCCAAGAACTTCCTTGGAACAATAGCCTCAGGGAGGAACAGGGGCACTCGTCCCAGGTTAACTTGAAAGAAGCCTTTTATTTAAGCTTTATCTTTTCAAACtacatatttgaaataatttcagacttcagggctcctgggtggctcagtcagttaagcaactgccttcagctcaggtcgtgatctcagggtcctgggattgagccccacaacaggcttcctgctcagagagggtctgcttctccctcaccctctgctgctccccctgcttgtgctgtctctctctgtcaaataaataaataaataaataaataaataaaatctttaaaaaaattttttttaaaaagcaataatttcagacttcaagAAAGTGGCAAGATTAGTACCTTGAGCCCTCCACCCCAATGACCTATCAATTGTTAAAATATGGTCACATTGGCTTtaccattctctctcttcctctccccagtccCCACTGTCTGGCTGTATAAATCAGCATATTTATTTTGGGGACTATTTGAGAATAGGTTGCAGATCTCATGCCAGTCTCCTCCGGGATGCCAGCGTCTCCTCCGGGAGCCAGCGTCTACAGGGTGCCAGTGACTGTTCAGGTTTTATGGGCCATCAGCTTGGAACCCAACATTTGAGGGGTTCATGTCTTTCCCAAGAGGAAAATGAGCGTTGACACAGGCAGTAAATCTGCCTCTTTGGAGAGCAGGGTCCGGGGAGTCAGTGCATTTCTCTGAGTGGGTTTGGGGTCACTCAGAGGCTGAGCGTCCCGTGTCCCCCAGGCTTGCCTCCGACAGAGCAACATTGCTGACACTGCATGGGAAGAACAGAGGATCGTGCAGCCTTGAGCAGGGAAATCTATTTTGTTAAAATGACCTGTGATCATGTTTGGTAAACGTGGAGGTGTGAGGGGGGGTGTCCAACTCCACGTAGacctctgtctccttcctgcGGCACCAGCCTTCGTCCAGAGAAGGAGGGCACAGGAATGCTTCATTGCCGCCAGCCGGGAAAAACCGAGCCATTTGCTTGAGAAAATAGTTGTGGCCCTAGTTGCTGATAAGTTCTCAGGCCGAGGGTGTGGATCAGCCCCGCTGGGTTCTAGCACCTTGTACTATAAATGTCGGTGCTGACCCCAAACACCCTGATGTTTTTTAGGATGaccacaaaacaaaaggaaacaaaatgtctAGCTGTTGCATACATGCGGTCTTTACAAACTGAGACGTAACTGACCTGTAACCTTACATGAGTTTCCGGTGCATTGTTGTCTTTGTTGACAAGGCTGACGTGCTGAGGTGGAGGAGTGAGCTCACCCCTGGCAGTGTTGCCCGAGAAACTTCTGCGTGACCTGGCCAGGCTTCTCAGGCACAAATGGTTCACTGCAGTGAtaggctgggggcagagggggtggcATGGGGTCGATGACAGCCAACAGTGGGAATCCTTAGTAATCCAGACTATGAAGGTCCCAAGAGTCGACCACTTTTCACGTACAAAAATGGCAGTTTCGTGTGTTTCCTCCTTTTATTTGCATATTGGTAGTTTACATGAAATTGTTTATCTTCATCCTCATAATAACTTTATGAGGTgctaatttttgaagatttatttatttgaaagagagagagagagagtgcacgagcaggggggaggggcagagggggagagagagaatctcaggcggactccttgctgagcatagagcccaatgacgtgggactcaatcccaggaccctgagatcatgacctgagctgaaaccaagagtcagaggcttaaccagctgagccacccaggtgccccatgaggtGCTAATTTTATGCCCATTTCcaggtgagcaaactgaggcccagagaggcttaGTGAAGCAGTGCAATGAGATTGCTACTCATTACTTGGTCACATGTAGTAAGGACATTTAGGACTCCTTTGAACAGACTCAGAAAAGTACCCTGTGTTCCGCGTGTGAATTGCATAGCTTGTAATCACACTTGCTGAATAATACGTTGAAATTCTGCCTCCAGTTCATCTGTTAAGACAGTGGTTCCTAAACTTTTTTGGCCTGGGGACCCCTGTACACTCAAAAAACTTCAGGGACCCCATAGAGTCTCCCTTGTGTGGCTCTGGGTAATTACCATATTAGAAACTAAAGCCAaggcattaaaaatatttctgtgttaATTCATTTAAGAATGACAATGATAAACTCCTTATGCATTAaacagaaataacttttttttttttttacaagtgacTATACTTTCCAACACACATAGAAATGGAAAACTGGCATTGGTTTACTGTTCTGCAGTTCTAATGTGTGCGTGAAGAGAAGAGAGATTCTCACGcctgcttctgcattcagtcaGCCATGACATCACACGTCACACAGCCTCTGGAAACTCCATGCGCACTTGGGAgggaatgagaatgaaaacacaaataactcCTTGGTGTTATTATGAAACAGTTTGACCGTATGAACTCACTGGAAGGAGTTTAATCCTCTCATGTGTTTTCCAGATGGGCGATTCCTCCGACACAAATTTTACAAAGAATACCCAGGTAAGAGAAGAAACCATTCTTCCCTTGCAGAGCGCACTAAAAGGAACAGTAAGGATTTCttggatgaaaaagaaaaagagaatcccATTGACTGTTTCGAGAGCTACAGTCTGAAGCAGCTGTGAGGAGAAATACCCATATTCTTCCCAGTCGCTTTTATGCCATGAAATGGCCCTTGGGTGGTGGGATGCCAAGATGCTTTTGGTGTGAAAATCTCTCCTCCATCCTGAGCAGCCCTCCAGGTGGCATCTGACATGGGCAGGAGCCATTCTAGGCTGCAGCCCAGGACTGAGGCAGCAGCTTAGGGATGTCTCACTGGGGACAAAATGAGAACTACGattagaaaataaagtagaagCCCTGTTTCCTGATGGTGAGCAGAGGAGGTGGGAACCAAAGAGGGGCTCATATAAGAAAAATGGCTTCGTGTTAGATGTTAGAACTTGGGAC
This genomic window from Ursus arctos isolate Adak ecotype North America unplaced genomic scaffold, UrsArc2.0 scaffold_19, whole genome shotgun sequence contains:
- the WFDC1 gene encoding WAP four-disulfide core domain protein 1, which gives rise to MFSQRSFHGQTVCRLSSKLGRGPTRPEGPSSLNMWEETPFSSRGVGSGRRKVIWALCFLLLLLEAGSAKNLWKRALHTRLAEKSYAEEAAGPRQPRADRCPPPPRSLPPGACQVARCQADSECPRHRRCCYNGCAYACLEAVPPPPVLDWLVQPKPRWLGGNGWLLDGPEEVLQAEACSTTEDGAEPLLCPSGYECHILSPGDVAEGIPNRGQCVKQRRQADGRFLRHKFYKEYPEGDSKNVAEPGKGPQRHFQ